One window from the genome of Asterias rubens chromosome 11, eAstRub1.3, whole genome shotgun sequence encodes:
- the LOC117296265 gene encoding EEF1A lysine methyltransferase 1-like, whose protein sequence is MSDSDDEVPQLSAETMAALQEFYSSQAKTQSSESESQGSNISENWNLSQFWYDEVTSDILAKEALEVAGESGRIACVSSPTLYQKLQQVKPPSCTTILLEFDKRFSVYGDDFVFYDYNAPLELSNLQQHSFDVVIADPPYLAEECLKKTAQTIKYLTKGKIILCTGAVMLEIAQDLLGVTVCPFIPHHTRNLANEFRCYANFQTHFLNTDNR, encoded by the exons ATGAGTGACTCGGATGATGAGGTTCCACAGCTCTCTGCAGAAACAATGGCTGCTCTGCAAGAGTTTTACAGCAGCCAAGCTAAGACTCAGTCATCGGAATCAGAATCACAAGGAAGTAATATCAGTGAAAACTGG AATTTATCCCAATTTTGGTACGATGAAGTTACTAGTGACATCTTGGCTAAGGAGGCCCTCGAAGTAGCTGGTGAGAGTGGAAG AATTGCATGTGTGTCTTCACCAACACTGTATCAGAAACTACAGCAGGTTAAGCCCCCATCTTGTACAACGATTCTGTTAGAGTTTGATAAGCGATTCTCAGTCTATGGAGACGACTTTGTTTTCTATGACTACAATGCACCGTTAGAATTATCCAATCTCCAGCAGCATTCATTTGATGTTGTTATTGCTGACCCTCCATACCTGGCTGAGGAGTGTCTGAAGAAAACAGCACAGACTATCAAGTACTTGACCAAAGGAAAAATCATCTTATGCACAG GTGCTGTGATGCTAGAGATAGCTCAAGATCTACTTGGTGTAACTGTATGCCCTTTCATTCCACATCACACAAGAAATCTAGCCAACGAATTCCGCTGTTATGCAAACTTCCAGACACATTTTCTTAACACAGACAACAGATGA
- the LOC117296947 gene encoding uncharacterized protein KIAA0895-like, whose product MKTKHKKSKNKSAQSKNKVVIRNYDETPMKFRSKIDPLNLEEHKLEFLQHGHISQFQFKTFHDDSTGSKDGQIKFDLLPEATRILEMVREEFGCGDRYIEQAFGPRIEVEEASNLIASYLKESGSEGMMTVSWSKDLSCSGQMCWHGPSLRYNRPEARKYSMWIKNSKDNLYLRKHGIRCLANHEIATHFYRSLNDGLQPWFSHRQRFGLGSLSSYTLTESEEGLASINTMLEANQKYLYFQALTYYVACKATELTFQELFDHLGQYVVDQELRWKYVMRVKRCLQDPGSVGGYGKDQCYFAGAVDILRNIDTTDFHLMYAGKISREEIPRIKRLARLDFIKLPIFLQNMESYRKQLRHIAVVNGLIQIKSVGKSSQKSSQMSKFGKKKVPRPPSAMSHSLQENSDKDVRCASQTSSRYTPSSRHSTKTKSNTKHANKSSSCRTKKQPSQRSVSPLSESESKTVVKMIYITKEDKKEKDKKLSWWSSRSPSPVNGNVPSEDRMTAVSPVPYSPHRWLLRRRNRTSPNTLGRVNETKDNARSTSQHPLLKI is encoded by the exons ATGAaaactaagcacaaaaagtcCAAGAATAAATCTGCACAATCAAAGAACAAAGTTGTAATCCGTAACTATGACGAGACCCCCATGAAGTTCCGCTCCAAGATAGACCCACTGAATCTCGAGGAACACAAGTTGGAATTCCTACAACACGGTCACATCTCGCAATTTCAGTTCAAGACATTCCATGATGATTCAACTGGTAGCAAAGATGGTCAGATCAAATTTGATCTCCTTCCTGAGGCTACCCGCATCCTTGAGATGGTTCGGGAGGAGTTTGGGTGCGGAGATCGTTATATAGAGCAAGCATTTGGGCCAAGGATTGAAGTAGAGGAGGCATCTAATCTGATCGCTAGTTACCTGAAAGAAAGTGGATCTGAAGGAATGATGACCGTCAGTTGGAGCAAGGATCTGTCATGCAG TGGTCAGATGTGTTGGCATGGTCCTTCTCTTCGATATAACCGGCCTGAGGCAAGGAAGTACTCCATGTGGATCAAGAACTCTAAAGATAATCTGTATCTTCGCAAGCATGGAATCCGCTGTCTAGCAAACCATGAAATTGCAACACACTTT TATCGATCATTGAATGATGGCCTACAACCTTGGTTTTCACATCGTCAGAGGTTTGGTCTTGGCAGCTTGAGCAGTTATACGTTAACAGAATCAGAAGAGGGCTTAGCATCGATCAACACAATGTTAGAAGCAAATCAGAAGTATCTCTACTTTCAAGCTTTGACATATT ATGTGGCGTGCAAAGCAACAGAGCTAACATTTCAAGAGTTATTTGATCATCTTGGCCAATACGTTGTCGACCAGGAGCTTAGATGGAAGTATGTCATGAGAGTAAAACGCTGCTTGCAGGATCCGGGCAGTGTAGGGGGTTATGGAAAAGACCAATGCTACTTTGCAG GTGCTGTGGACATTCTTCGTAATATTGACACTACAGATTTCCATCTGATGTATGCCGGCAAGATCAGCAGAGAGGAGATACCTCGGATCAAACGTCTGGCTCGTCTTGATTTCATCAAGCTGCCAATATTCCTTCAGAATATGGAGTCCTACCGAAAACAGCTTAGACATATAGCTGTTGTCAATGGACTCATTCAGATCAAATCTGTTGGAAAATCTAGCCAGAAATCCTCACAGATGAGTAAGTTTGGCAAAAAGAAAGTTCCTCGACCTCCTTCAGCAATGTCTCACAGCTTACAGGAAAATTCAGATAAAGATGTTCGCTGTGCATCACAGACTTCATCAAGGTACACCCCGTCATCAAGACATTCTACCAAGACAAAGTCTAACACTAAACATGCCAACAAGAGCAGTAGTTGCCGCACAAAGAAGCAACCATCTCAGAGATCAGTATCACCACTGAGTGAATCAGAAAGCAAAACGGTCGTCAAGATGATTTACATCACTAAGGAGGATAAGAAAGAGAAAGACAAGAAGCTATCATGGTGGTCGTCTAGATCCCCATCTCCTGTAAATGGTAATGTACCAAGTGAGGATAGGATGACTGCCGTTAGCCCGGTGCCATATTCACCTCACCGATGGCTGCTAAGGAGACGTAATAGAACATCACCCAATACTTTAGGGAGAGTTAATGAAACCAAAGATAATGCTAGGTCTACCTCACAACATCCTCTTTTAAAGATATGA